The Ricinus communis isolate WT05 ecotype wild-type chromosome 8, ASM1957865v1, whole genome shotgun sequence sequence ATgacttcatcttcttcttcttcttctctgtGAAAGCGGGCTTAATTAGTAAAACctgtgtttcttttttcagttGCAGTTATCTCAACTAAATGGTTCTTCATATGAATTTTGTAGGTTGGTCCCCGATATTTCCACCAATGAAACCAGAAGCTGTGACCATCCACAAATCTTCAGAGCTTGTATTTTCTCTCTCTGCTCCAGCTGGATGCAATATTTCTTAAAGTTGTTATATCGGGAGTTGTGTTCTCTGATGAATTGTGAACTGAATGTTTAGCATCAAAATCTATTGAAAGGCTCTCTGGAcatctttaaaatttgatattttgcaTTTCTATAATGCGGAATCTTTCTGCTATAGCCTGTCAATGCACTTGTTTGTAGGTTGTTTGAAGGCCACCTGACACTGGGTATACAGTCGGTCGGCAACTTGAAGGAGCTCATGGTATTGGTGCTCGTAGTCATTGTGCACAAAACCGCCGGTTATCCATTAGTGCATTTGAGTTGAGTGTCCATTGTATTACTctccaaattttttattaggcTGCCGGCTCTCTCCAGTTCCTCAAAAAATTGCTCTTTCATGATAAGCCCCTAGGCTTAAGGAGTAAATGGCGCAAGTTTTCATTTCCTGGCATCCCACTAAATCAGCGATGCAGATGGATAAAAGCTGCAGTCCCAAGCATATTGGATTTCTCCAGCCCCCGATAGCCATGCAAATTCTGTACAGCTATCTCTCTCTACAAACAGCATTTTGTCCGCTACCGACCTGTTGGGAAGCTGTTATTTTGTACACTACTGACCTGGTTATGCCTAGAACCGCCCCCGAAATGTTGGGAAGGCAATTAAGTTTCAACTCTTGCCTCGAAGCTGGAACcctaagaaaaagaatatacaaatttattatttttattatcattgaaaattaatatattatgttaagaaaaagaataaattaagaaagctAAAGAACTGAGTTTGTGTGTTTTCAAAAATCATAGTTTtaactttttcaaaataagaattaaagttTTCATACAGTTCTCAATGAGTCTATTGTAGGGGATTATTTGGTATTGggctattttattatatttctgaattttggatattattcttacaaaagatatgtaaattgataatttttgaaaaataggtttgaaaaaaagtaatttatgtttaatcaaaaatattagaaataaactCAAATTTATTTGTTCAAGACTCAAggaaacaaaattataatgatttttataatttgttctttaaataaatattaaattcaaacaactatagatataaataataatttaattattcatcttctttaaataaatttagagaaTCTAAAGTGAAATTCATATAAAAGTATTATCAAcaaattacttaaaaaaaacCAATATGAAGCATCAATAACCTTAACCATAGGGAAAAGGAAGTAGATTTTAAAcaaaacttttcttttcctttttaataaaCAGaaattcctctttttttttcttttgagaaaAAGTTTTGGGAGACATCTTACAAGCCCTAATTTGTGTtgttttaaattgtaattaagAGTTTTGGGATGTGTCATCTTCTTGGGCTATCCACTTGGACAAAGGTTGGCAACCAATATGAGAGGCTCACATAGTAAACTAGATTCTTCCAAATCTAATAACAATAAACTATTTCATTTCACTTAATAAATACAACTTTTCTAAGAAATCctaagtaaaaaagaaaaaaaaagttttctCCCGAATGAAAGATCATTGTGGTTCTTCTGGacatttctctctcttctcctAAGCTTTTGATAAGGAGGTGAGaaggggaaagaaaaaaggctCATTAgtgttttccttttctctcttcaaaaagaacctttttttttttattaggaagaaggaaattattttcttttctttcttttctttttcttttctctgaAAGCAAACAAACAAACTAACAATACTCCAAAATTATAAACAGGAacagaaaattgaaaataagaaaaagaaaacattacgaataaaaagaaagaaaaccaaGAAAACCCATCATCATTTTTGaccttataaaaaaaaatttgaaaaatatctCTTTCCCTATCTCCCCTCGTCCTCTTTCTATAAGACCCCTCCATGTTGATTCCTCTCTCTCGAATTTGCAGGTTAAGATCTGCAACCAAATCTCTCTGATTTCAGGTTAGCTCTTCAATCTTTCTTTTCCAATTATCGTAgatcttattaatttttctcatCTGTAACTTTGATGTGATCATTTTTGTATTTACTAATCATTAGATCTCTTGCgctttatctttttttgttgattAAAGGCTCTTATTAGGGTTTTATTATAGCTAAAAAAAGGTTTTGGACTTTCGGTTGCAGATTTCTGCGATATCAACTGGGTTGGAAAAAgattctttttgaaaatttggGTTTCAAGAAATTGGATTGAGCAAATCTTGCTGTTGTGGTTTATTTGGATCTGGGCTTTTCTATACAAGGAATGTCGCTGTTGTTAAAAGGGGATTCTATTCAGATTCGCGAGGTTTGGAATGATAATCTTGAAGAagaattttctcttattcgtGAAATTGTTGATGAGTATTCCTATATAGCTATGGACACCGAGTTTCCAGGCATTGTGTTGCGTCCCGTAGGAAATTTCAAGAATAGTAATGAGTATCATTATCAAACTTTGAAGGATAACGTTGATATGTTGAAGTTGATTCAATTGGGTCTTACATTTTCAGATGAGCAAGGAAACTTACCCACGTGTGGAACTGATAAATATTGCATTTGGCAGTTCAATTTCCGTGAATTTAATGTGAATGAGGATGTTTTTGCAAATGATTCGATTGAACTTCTGCGGCAAAGCGGGATTGATTTTAAGAAGAATAATGAAAGGGGTATTGATGCTATGCGATTTGGTGAGCTGTTGATGTCATCAGGGATTGTTTTGAATGATAGTGTGCATTGGGTAACTTTCCACAGTGGTTATGATTTTGGTTACTTGCTTAAGCTCTTGACATGCCAGAATTTGCCTGATACACAACTGGGGTTCTTTAACTTGATCAATATGTACTTCCCCACCCTATATGATATCAAGCATTTGATGAAGTTTTGCAATAGCCTTCATGGAGGGTTGAATAAGCTTGCAGAGTTGTTGGAAGTGGAGAGAGTTGGGATATGTCATCAAGCAGGTTCAGATAGTTTGCTCACAGCTTGTACATTCAGGAAATTAAAAGAGAACTTCTTTAGTGGCTCCTTGGAAAAGTACGCCGGTGTGTTGTATGGTTTAGGTGTTGAGAATGGACAGAGTACTCATTGAttgtgaaaataaaataagaaaatcctgaaaaaaaaaattattagagagATGCTTAATCAACTGTATGTGCGTGTGCTTAACACCCACAGTTCATGTACACTTTTGTCATCAAGTCTTCTTAATTTATGaacattttaatattcttaatattcGTCTGTTCTTGTGCACAAATATCAGTCTCTGTGGTATGTTGCTCCTGTCCTAGTTTCTTTACTTGTCAATTAGGGAAAAAGATGGCATCATGAAAAAAGTCCTACTATACTATAAACAACAAATTTACAGCTTCCATATATTGCAACATTTTTGACAAGCCAGATTCTGCTCCAAAGACTAGGGTCATGATTCTCATTGCTCCAAATTATTGGACTCAATATGTCTCTCCTTATGATTGGTATACTTATCTCATGTGTTACGCCTCTTGTTCTGAGTTGTTACCAGCTTCTATAGCATGCTGCAGTCCAACTGCAGTTTAAATGAAGCTTTGATCAATAGATTTAGTTTGTATGATGATCTTTTTGATGGTTGACGCTTTGCAGATTTAACATTTTCTTATCATGACaggcatatttatttagtgcACCATCTGCATATACAAGCATCAGGATAATATTGACTTCAATTTCATTGTTTCTGTGGTCTATCTCCTATTTGCCCTCTTTCCTCTGGTTGTTGGTGTACCTGACtctcattttcctttcttttatatttctaagtCCTTGGTCATTATGGTAACTTTGAGAATAAACTTTTGACGAAATGCTTGAAatgcttctttattttttcaaactcaTTGCCATTGCTGTAGGGTGACATTGTACTTCATGTGAAATACATGGTGATAGTTCCTGTCTCAAAGTGCAAAATTTCTGTCTATTTTGGAGCTGGTTTTAAAACAATGCATCGGCTATATCTGACATAGGTTGCTATTCTGAGTATGCCTTTAGTTGGTAGGTTTTCTTTACAGCAGCAGTTGATATGAGGTTTTTCTCGAGACAATTGTGGCATGCATATTTGCGACTTAGGTATCCACTATAGTTCCTTGCCAGGGAGATCAAGGGACTCGGATACTCAAAAGCACTCTTTTGACTCCAATTGGTGTTCATGTTTTATGGTCGCCTGTAAGCAGAGTATGCCTTCCAGCTGCTACTTGCTAAGCCAACCATGTTTCAATTGTTGTTTCCCAGTTGTTATTTAGCATGTGGGCATTTCTTACTGAATTATATAGTATATCCGTTTTAGGCTTCAGTTTTTTGTTTTGTCTAGCAGACAGTAATTATGAGGTAGTTTTTGGCGCCCGATGAATGATAATCCGTCTGAGGTATCTGCGCTATATATTGGTTACTGGCTTGGAATGTGCCTTTGCAgtagtaaatatatatggaGCAAATATTAACATCCTGTCGCCTGTTTGAAAATTGCTATTCCAACATCTTACCTCCCAATACTGCAGCAGGCAGTCCCCTGAACTCCACCTTTGCTTACTGTCTGCTTTTGGGGGGTGAGTTTGTCGaaagaattatgaaaatgaTACGCTGATTTGCCTTCCCCAGTGTAATTTTTGCATATcagttcttttttattttttttcctctccAACAACTTGCACAGTTGGTCGATGTCTGTATATGGTTATGCTACTTGTGAAAATGCTTTATGATCTGCAAAGTCTAGTTAAATTTCATGTGTTCCACCCAAGATGGACTAATTGATTGCTAAAGCATCCTTCTGGTAATCCTATTAAAGCTGGACCAAACCCCAAGCCCTACTGCTCGTATAGTTGACTGTGTATTAGATCAGAGAAAATCTGGGCTAAAGGTTCAAATTAGTCTTTTGAAATGCATTCCCTTCCGAGATCACATTCAACCCATAATCAGAGCTCTCTGTCTCAGTTTGcctctaaatttttattaatatttggtTTAGCACAAGTGTATTGTATCAGAGTGAAATTTTGTTGGCATAAAACATGAATTCATCCTTGATTTTCGATCATTTAATTACCCATTTAAATCGGCTAAAAATTACTTCCCGAAATTCTTCTCTTTTAGAAGTGTTGCTATGACTGAATTTTAAGAACAGCCTGCTGCTGCTTTTAAGAATGCTTTCAGCATCGCTGTCATAGAATGTGGAAAACACGattctttgaaatttttggCCAAGAAGTTTTGAGCCTAATAACCCTCAGTAGACATTTTAACCAAAATCTCGTACTAAGATATAccaaaactaaaacaataattatattttaaattaatatttttttttcttttagtttcgGTTATCTTCAATTCACGAAATTGGATCAATACCCCTCAGAAATAGGTACATATGCAGTTCCAAGATTAGCATTAAATTGTTTTCGTACAAACAATGCGTGCTCTAATTTTGTCCACCTCCACAGCCCCATATAACTTGAATTATGACATGAAATCTATTAGACGTCTTCATCTAGTCATTCTAAAGAAGGAAATCTTATTTAATACAAGGGATGCCGGAGATTCCATGCAGCAGGATAGGATCCCACTGAATCATAACTGGCCTGTCAGTCTTCAGAACCTCAATATATTGCTAATTTAACATTTCAGGTATCAGAAAAAGGTGTTCCACCATGATCATAACAACAAAACAACTCAACTGGAAGCAACTGCAGCAGCTAGTAAGCACTCAAACACCCCAAAATACAGGGTAtcatgtaaaagaaaaaaaaaaaaaaagaagaacgAACCTACAATAAATTTCAACTCAGACCCATCAGCAATCAGATCTCCTGCTACTCAGTGAGACTTGATGTGCTGCTGAACAACATTAAGTCCTTCACTTTCCTCGCCGTAATCCTGCAGAATACGCAAACCTCAAACCACGTTAACCCAAAAATAACTCAAACTTACAGACAAGACAAGCTGACACAGAATATCTCAAAATGGAATCGCACCTTAACTACGACGCAAGAGCAACCGACAACCTTCCTGGCCTTGCCTTCAGAATCAATCTTACACAACTGCAGCAAGAACCCAGTAAAATTACCGTCAGCTGAAATTCAGATAGCACTTGCAAATAGTGAGCTATTGCAAGCAACATAACTAGAATGGAAAAGCGAAGAACTTCAAATCCAGTGAATTAGGGATATgtgaaagtaaaataaaaacaacaaaataacaattttaatatcaaaggCTAGTGTTTTGTCGCTCCTACCATCTACAGGGTACTTCCGAATTTCACTTAACTAACagtaaatttaattgatatagCAAAATTGATGCTGGAAAACAAaccaaaataacaataatagaGAACACTTACACCAGCCCATTCACCAAGGGTTTTGGCACTGGGGACAGTCAATAAACCAATGCCATGATCAGCACAAAGACCTTTAAGAAGCTTAACATAATCAGGCTGATTACAATCCTCAGCTATTACACATAGTTGAGCTGCGTTTTTCTCTATAAGTTTTGCTGATTCATGCAAACCTCTAGCCAGTCCTCCATGAGCTAATGATTTCTTTAATACTAATTGCAATGCTGTCATTATATCCATTGCCTCCCCAAGTGGCTGTGTCGCCGTCTCTGCTGCTACAGCTGCTGTACCCTCTTCACTGCACCGACTTTCATATACAAACACTTAAGttcttttttgtctttaaatgatttgataaaaaaattgcaaCTTTGCGAGTCACCCTCACTAATTGCACTTTATGAATAAAGATTGGAACTTTATGAATTAACTGAATGTAAttctaataacaaaaaaaaataactttctgaattaatggaaaaagaaaagcttaccCTGACATTCTATTGCTGTTGTGTGTTCGTCAGAGAGGTTAAGATGTGATCGGAGACTATTAGAACGCGTGGGTGCTTTGtggaaaatgaaattattgaagaaGAAGGTGAAGCTTAAATAATGTGAATTAGGGTTTTTGTGTTTTGGGCTTTTTGGTTAATGTAAGGATTTAGATGGGCTTTCCATGtggtccttttctttttccatttatttttttgagagctaatttattatttgatgttGAGAAAATATCATAGGAAACGCGTGGGTGGAAAATGTCAATGAACACAAGACTGAAAGAGACAAAgtgaagagaggaagagacaTTTCCAAGTAATGTGCATTGACTTGAAGTAGAGAAGTCAACAAGCAGGCACCAATATGAAGACAGTGAGCAAGGCACATagctcattattattattattattattattattgttattgctTTCCAATTTTCTTCTGATTCTACCAGCAGGAATCAAGAATGGTAATTAAAGACtgacaattttctttttcattatgaTTGTTTTAGTTGTTGAATACTTTAGAGAATTTGCATTGCTTGATCTTTGTGAACTGGATTTGCATCTCTTCTTAGTGTAATAGCTGGCGCGTGTGTGTATAATTTCCCTTTTCAATTTTGTGCTTTACGTTTGTTCCTGCTGTGCTCGAGAGTTTGTCACTGAAATGGAAAGAAATAATGACCGTTCGGTTTCTAGTCTAGTTTCTAACTTATTGATGTCTATGCCTTACCTGTCATTTTTgggctttattttatttatgttttctgGGGTATGTGAATGTAGTATTCTGTTGATTCTAAAGCAAAGGTATAATTCATGTAGGAAGAGTTTCTTCAAGGTAGAAATATGTTATATAAAGATGCAACTGACACCATACTTCTTGGCTGTAGTTTCTTTAAAGGTTTGGAATAAATGGCACTGGAGCTCATACCTATAGGAACCATTTTGGCTGTACTAACAAATCAGGTCCTTAAAACAGCTCAAGCTGCAAAAGATGTAGTGATTGAGACTAAGAGTTTTAAGGTTCTATCAAAGCATCTTTTTGACATTGAACCTGTGTTGAAAGAATTGCAGCTTCAAAAATTGAATGATTCTCAAGCTGCCAGGCTAGCGCTTCAAATACTTGAAGCAGATGTCAAGAAGGCAAATAACTTGGTCGAGAAGTATAAATGTCGAGGCCGTTTCTACTTACTGCTAAAGTGCCGGCACATTGTGAATGAGGTCCAAGAAGTGACGAGAGACATTGGGAGGTCTTTGGCTGCATTATCCTTTGCAAACACTGAAGTCCTTTCAGGGATATCTGACCAGGTGAATAGGCTGCACAATGAAATGCAAAGGGTTGAACTTGAAGCATCACATTCTCAGCTTCAAATTGTTGACAAGTTAAACCAGGGTCTTCATGCTCAGAAACTAGATCAGGGTTTTGCAAATGACATGCTTGAAGAAATAGCCCTGGCAGTTGGGGTTCGTGTAGAACCTTCTGAAATTAGCAAAGAGCTAGCAAGCTTtagaaaggaaaaggaagaagctGCTGACCGGAAAGAAAGGGCTGAAGTTCTCTTCTTGGAGCAGGTTATTGAGCTGCTTTCTCGAGCTGATGCCGCCAGAGATTATGAAGAAGTCAAGAAGCAGTATTCTCAGAGGATTCAGGTGATAGAGCAATATGATGAGAGGGAGGAGTATATAGCTCCTCTTACTCCTTTTCTCTGTTCTATAAATGGGAATGTGATGGACGATCCTGTTAGCCTTTGCACTGGCACTACATGTGAGAGAGCTGCCATTGAAGCTTGGTTTGACCATGGTGGGAACACTGACCCAGAAACCGGCGAGATTCTTGAAGATATGACTTTCAGGTCTAACCTTCGTCTTAGACAATCAATAGAGGAATGGAGAGAACTGAATTACTGCCTTAGAATCAGAACCTGTAGGGCAAAGTTGTTATCAGATGCGGACTCCTCTGTGGAAGACGCCCTAAGTCACATGCAAGATCTCATGAGAGAAAATTCTGTAAATAAGGATTGGATCTCAATAGGAGGTTTAACAGATATTATCATTTCGATCCTTGGGAGCTCTCACAATAACGATGTAAAGGGGAAGATTTTAATTACTTTGAAGAAAATTGTTGAAGGGCATGCAAGGAATAAGGTAAGCATATGGGTTATACTTTCATTCTGCCAGCAAACTTAGTTCTCAAGTATCCTCCCATCTTATAgaacaatattttaattttctgttcCTTACACTCGTAGAGCTTGATTTAACAAGAaggtattaaaaaaaaagtgcaATAGTCATCAGTGGAgagaaaagaacaaactaGAATTTTGTTTTCTATGCAGTCCTTACATTGTTTATAGTCATTGTATTGCAACTTCTCTTATTTCCATCATAATTATTTCCATCATCTAGATATTAGTTTATGATAGTCAGTTTTATCTAGTTTGACAGAACTTTTTTGGAAAGTCTTTACTGATTGAACAAGAATATGCACAACAAACAAGTTAAGCTTTGGTATATTGAATTCAATAGCTAAATCAATTGTTGTAGGAAAGAGTGGTCAACTATGAGGGGTGGGATAACATCATTCCATGCTTAGTGCCTGACTCCGTTGTCTCAAAGGTCGCAATGGAATTGCTATTTGAGTTGTTACAAGATAGATCCGGTTGGAACGTAACTGTGTGCAGGAAACTTTCTCAACAATGCGGAGCAATTCCTTTCCTTATCACTCTCCTGAATGGTCCTGTCAATGAATCAGCTGTTTGTGCAGGAAAAATCTTGAATAAACTTTTTGAAATTGATGAGGAGAATATTGCTCGTGCTGCAGAGTCAGGTTGGTATAAGCCACTTGTTGAGCGGATTGAACAAGGTCAGAAAGCTCTTGCCATCTAAATTTCTTGAGATgctatcttttgtttgatacGTACA is a genomic window containing:
- the LOC8259745 gene encoding probable CCR4-associated factor 1 homolog 7 — encoded protein: MSLLLKGDSIQIREVWNDNLEEEFSLIREIVDEYSYIAMDTEFPGIVLRPVGNFKNSNEYHYQTLKDNVDMLKLIQLGLTFSDEQGNLPTCGTDKYCIWQFNFREFNVNEDVFANDSIELLRQSGIDFKKNNERGIDAMRFGELLMSSGIVLNDSVHWVTFHSGYDFGYLLKLLTCQNLPDTQLGFFNLINMYFPTLYDIKHLMKFCNSLHGGLNKLAELLEVERVGICHQAGSDSLLTACTFRKLKENFFSGSLEKYAGVLYGLGVENGQSTH
- the LOC8259744 gene encoding 40S ribosomal protein S12 isoform X2, which encodes MSGEEGTAAVAAETATQPLGEAMDIMTALQLVLKKSLAHGGLARGLHESAKLIEKNAAQLCVIAEDCNQPDYVKLLKGLCADHGIGLLTVPSAKTLGEWAGLCKIDSEGKARKVVGCSCVVVKDYGEESEGLNVVQQHIKSH
- the LOC8259744 gene encoding 40S ribosomal protein S12 isoform X1, producing the protein MSGRCSEEGTAAVAAETATQPLGEAMDIMTALQLVLKKSLAHGGLARGLHESAKLIEKNAAQLCVIAEDCNQPDYVKLLKGLCADHGIGLLTVPSAKTLGEWAGLCKIDSEGKARKVVGCSCVVVKDYGEESEGLNVVQQHIKSH
- the LOC8259743 gene encoding U-box domain-containing protein 44 codes for the protein MALELIPIGTILAVLTNQVLKTAQAAKDVVIETKSFKVLSKHLFDIEPVLKELQLQKLNDSQAARLALQILEADVKKANNLVEKYKCRGRFYLLLKCRHIVNEVQEVTRDIGRSLAALSFANTEVLSGISDQVNRLHNEMQRVELEASHSQLQIVDKLNQGLHAQKLDQGFANDMLEEIALAVGVRVEPSEISKELASFRKEKEEAADRKERAEVLFLEQVIELLSRADAARDYEEVKKQYSQRIQVIEQYDEREEYIAPLTPFLCSINGNVMDDPVSLCTGTTCERAAIEAWFDHGGNTDPETGEILEDMTFRSNLRLRQSIEEWRELNYCLRIRTCRAKLLSDADSSVEDALSHMQDLMRENSVNKDWISIGGLTDIIISILGSSHNNDVKGKILITLKKIVEGHARNKERVVNYEGWDNIIPCLVPDSVVSKVAMELLFELLQDRSGWNVTVCRKLSQQCGAIPFLITLLNGPVNESAVCAGKILNKLFEIDEENIARAAESGWYKPLVERIEQGPEASRISMVRAIVNMELVDSNLKLLGEEGIIPPLLEMARSCNTESKELSLSALVKLSDCHANKELISAGGGLPLVLKLMFSAHIRTIIIVKCAEILEKFSSDDAGIKFLVDENQNQLELEPIITNLLALQQGLSSSHNVRRPALRALLGICKFEAGLVKTAVLTANGVSLILPLLDDTDLEIRETAINLLFLFSHHEPQGVVEYLLKPKRLEALVGFLESDDKSDVQKAAAGLLSNLPKSEVPLTMKLIELDGLNALITLIRTGTMEAKENALSALFRFTDPANIESQRIVVEQGAYPMLVNLLRTGSVMAKARAAALIGDLSMSSPKLVVVPKPTCFWCFRPTRPHLCPVHGGICSVKTTFCLMEANALPALVELLHGEVDATAHEAIQTLSTLVQHGCPSRGANALHEHDAIKPVVDILSWGTNSLKEEALGLLEKVFLSKEVVDYYKSAARLRLVSLTGQNVHEDNSQIGRKAASVLLLLERYSRSSTSLLPGLFG